In Sulfuricurvum sp., the sequence CTTTTTAATTCTGCTACCTGTATTAGTTTCGGGCTGTTTTAATGATCGCGGAGTCAGTATGCGCTATTACAACGACTGTGAAGAGTATTATGATGCCCAAGGGTATTACCACAAGCAATGTGACAAAAATCTAATCGATTATAAAGATATGAAAGAGGTGCTTCAGCCCGCACAGAATCCTGAAAGAGGAAGCGTTAGGTAAGGGCGTTATTTAATCGCTATAAACGTTGCAAAATTAGCCCATCTGAAAAGGACTTCACACGTTTTGAATCCATTATTTTTAGCCATTTGGATATTTTCATTCATGGTATACGGGATTAAGACGTTTTCGAGAGCTTCACGTTTTTGGACAATCTCGTATTCACTGTAACCCTGCACTTTTTTAAACTCATAATAGCAATCGATCAGTTCTTTATTCAGTTTCGGATCTTCACTCACCACTTTTTCGCTAAAAATAAATGACCCGCCTTCATTCAATGTTTCGGCAATCGTCCGCACCAATGTATCACGCACCATCGGGCGGATAAACTGAAGGGTATAGTTACTGATAATAACTTGTGCTTTTTCATACGGAAATTGGAGGATATCGCCTTCGTAGAGTTCGATGGAAGAGCCGTATGCCTCTAATTTTTTGTGGGCATGGGTAATCATGGCAGGTGAATTATCGATACCGATTAAACGAACACCGCTGTTTTTCCCTGCAGCGCGCTCTATCTCTAGGAGCAAAGAGGCCGTAGAACATCCTAAGTCATACACGATTCCCCCCTCTGCAAGAGCATTTAAGGTAAATCTGCGTGTTAGCGCTTGTGATTCTTTGTAAAACGGGACTGAGCGTACAAGCATATCATCAAAGACGGCAGCAACATCTGCATCAAATTCAAATTGTTTTGAAATAGGTTTCGTAAATAGGGTATCGGTTTTCATGGATGAAATTGTAGCGTAAAGGATCGAGTTTGGAGGGGCTTGTGTGTGACGAAACAAACATTTAGGCCCCTCATCGACACTTAAAGCAATTTTCAGTCCATTTTTTTAGAACAAGGTAGGAATCGAATTTTCCTCGCTTTTTTTCCCTTTGCTCGGCTGCGGTTTCGTTTCTCCGAAAAATGTGAGCTCGTTTTCACGTAAAATTCGGATCACATTCGTAGTACCCGGTGTTCCGATCGGATATCCCGCCGTAAAGACATAAGTGTTCTTTTTGTTCAGGATATTGCGAGAAAGCCCGCTGTGGATAATATCACTCAACATCTCTTCCAAACGCCCTTTTTTAGTTATATAGGCAGGAACTACCCCCCAAACTATTGTCAGAAGTCGAGCCACACGTTCTTCATGCATTGCAGCATATATCGTCATTTTTGGACGGTACCGGGAGAGTTTTTTTGCAGACGCACCCGAGGTTGTCATTGCAATGATCCCCTCCGCATCGAGTGAGTCGCCTAAACGCACTGCGGATTCATTGACCACATCCATCTGATCGTCATATCCGAAATCAAACTTGCCGAAAGGATAAATCTCCTCAATAGCCTGAATCGTATTTACCATTGTCTCAACGACCAAAACCGGGTTATGTCCGACCGAACTCTCTTCAGAGAGCATTACGGCATCCGTACCGTCAAGCACCGCATTCGCTACGTCACTAATTTCGGCACGGGTTGCAGACTCTTTTTCCGTCATCGACAGCAACATCTGTGTTGCGGTAATAACCGGTTTGGAATGTTCATTTGCTTTATCGATTAGCATCTTTTGAATGGTCGGTACCCGGTAATACGGGACTTCAATTCCCAAATCCCCTCTGGCCACCATTATCCCGTCCGAACTACGTAAAATTTCATCAATATTTTCAACTGCATCAAATTTTTCTATCTTCGCAAACAACTGTACCTCTCCGCCATAGGAGCGAACCACTTCACGTGCATTGATCATATCCTGAGCATTTTGAACAAAGGATATCGCCATAAAATCGACCTTATTCGCCACACCCCACTCTATATCCGTTTTATCTTTTTCGGTCAAAATATCGATACCCAAACGGGTATTAGGAAAATTGACCCCTTTGTTTGACGAGAGCTTTCCTTTGTTTTCGACTGTCGCCCGGACATAAAGATCACAAATTTCATCGATACGGGCTCGAATAGTACCGTCGTATAAATACATTATTTCCCCGATATTCAACTTCTGTAAAATATCTTTTTTATTGATTGAAAGCTTATAGTGTTTTTCTTCCACCTTTAGTCCAACACATGTTTCAAAATAAAAATCGAGACGATCTCCGCTTTCGAGATAAAAGTCTTCTTTAAGCTCTCCGATACGTATTTTCGGACCTGAGATATCTTGTAATACTCCGACCAGCAATCCTGTATCACGCATAGCCTGACGGATATTGGATAAAACTTGTGAATGATATTCATGCGTTCCATGTGAAAAATTAAGTCGGAATACATTGACTCCGGCTTTGATAAGTGCAGTCAGTATTTCAACCTTATCCGATGCCGGACCAACAGTTGCTACTATTTTTGTTCGTTTTTGCATAAGAATTGCCTGCCTTAAATTTTCGGAAATGGTAACACATTTCCATACTGTTCTTGGAAACGATGTCGTTAAGTTTTGAGCAATCTCAGCTAATTTAGACTACAATAAGATATATAAGTGATAGGAATGCAATAATGAACCAAAGAGCAATTGATACCGATATTGTATTGATCGATATTATTGACTTTTCGCGTCTATCGATGAATGAGCAGCTTGAAATCATCTCCTATCTCTCACTGACCTATAAAAAAATGATCCAAAAGATGGTCAAAAGTTCCGGTATCCCCATGGAAAAAATGCTGCAGGGAATTATCCCGACCGGAGATGGGTTTTATTGTATATTGCATCCAAATCTAAAAGGATTCGGTCCTATTTTAGGGCTTTCATTTATCCATTTTTCCGATTTAATCGCAAAAGAATACCCTTATTTCCGCGGGATTCGTGTTGCGGTTCACACAGGAAAAGTACATCGCTTCGAGGATATCTTAGGACACGAAAATTTTGTCGGTGACGGACTAAACGAATGCGCCCGTTATATTGAAATCAAAAATCTTATTATCAGTACGGTTATTATTTCAGATCGCGCATATGAAGTGTTACAGGATTTTTTACACTTACATGAAGATTTTCATGCCCTTTTGGAGAAATGTGAATTTCGCCACAGTTCTTTGCATACTTTCCAAGATAAACACAACTTTACCCGCAACGGATATCTGATATGGATGCGCAAAGGTGGAATCATCCCTCCGCCAAAACCTGACTGGAGTATCCCTTCAAAAAAACGATAATCGGGGTCATTGCAATTTTTTGCTAAGATAATAGAGATAAATCCCAAAAGGAGGATATGTGCGTTTTACCGTTGATGAATATGCAAAGACATTTAAAATGTCAAAAGAGATGATCCAAAATAAACTCCGGACCAAACGGCTTAACTATATCATAGAGGGGGGAGTGACCTATATCATAGTCCCACGAAGTTCTTTAGATGATGCCAAGCGTCAAGAAATTGCACAAAGCACTAAACCTACATCCTCCGTACCTGCCCCTCAAAAAACAACGGTAGGGATGATTATTGCCCTCTATCAAAAAGAAAATCAGCAGCTAAAGCTTAAAATCAAAGAACTTGAAACTAAAATAGACCGCCTTGTCAATGATAAAGAGCAAATGCTCATTGCCGAACGCGAGCGGATTGAAGAGATTTATACCGCCAAAGATGAGCAATTGAAAAATCTTTTGGAAGTCATTAATACAAAACTGCTCCTTTCGCAAGGAAACAGTGTTCATGATGTCGACATAACAGCGACACCCCCAGTCGCACCGTCCCTGCCGAACGGGGTAATAGAACTTAAACGCTACCTCAAATTTATCGGCATGGGTTCAGATGAACGGAAATCGGTTAAACGACGCTTTGAGCTGGCCTATGGAAGTGATATACGCATTATCCAAAAAGAGGGAGAATTTTACGTCGACCTCTCTAAATACGACTACACGGATTTTCTCTCTTAAGGGGAATTCCCCCTTTTACCCCTTTTACCCCTTTTTCTATCATTCACTTTCCTCTTTTTCTCTAAATTTTTAACACCCAACCCGTTTCAAATCGTTAAATCCGCTTCTTTCGTCCATTTCTTGATCTATTTTTGAAAATTAACATACGATTTTCCGTATATTTTATCCATTATATTAGTATTTAAAGTTGGTATAGATCATGCTTTGTAATTAAGTGCGTATATATACTACGTTATTTATGTATATATATGTATTTTTAATTATATTTTATACGTTTTAATGTTTATTTTAAGAAAAGCATATTACAATGGAGCAATGGAAATGAGTGATCTTTTTAATCTTCTTCACAATGCCATTGAGGCACAACACAACGGTAAGAAGATTTCTCAAAAAGAGATGGCAAGCAAACTGGGAATTTCCATGCGAACCTATCAGGATTGGAGACTTGGAAATGCCAAGCCTCAAGCTGCTAAAGCGGTACTTGATATGTTAGGGATGCTTGAAGATGATGAAATAATTCGGGTAGTGCGAAAAATTAATAAGTTAGGGGATAAATCATGAGCAGTTTAAGTGAACAAGAACGCATCGGTTTGGAAGAGGTTTTTTTATCGATCTCTTCTTCTCAAAACTTTATGAAGAAATGGTCAATTTGGGGTAAAAACTTCAGTGAGCATTTCGATGCCAAAAAGTTTACTTCACCGCTTTTATTGACCCATAATTCCAGAAGATGGCTAAAAATCAGTCTAAAAAACCACAAAATCACAAAACTATTCAACAAAATGCAAAAAAGAAGAAAAATTTAAGGTAAGAGATATTAAAGTATTCGCGGCTAAAACACTTATACCTTCTATACTCCGATGTATGGGAGGTTCAAGTGTTATTCGCATATCTAAGATCAAGGGCAATAAATGAATAAAGCACAATTCGTAGAGTTGGTTCAAAAAAGCGGCGGTTATAAAACAAAAGTTGAAGCTGAAACAGCTATTAAGGCTTTCACGGAAGCTGTAACCGCAGCTCTTGTTGCGAAAGAAGAAGTCTCATTGGTAGGATTTGGAAGTTTTGCATCTTCTCTTCAAAAAGGGAAAAGCGGTAAAGTTCCTGGAACAACTAAAACATACAGCACTGCTGACAAAATGGTTCCTAAATTTAAACCGGGCAAAAGTCTTAAAGACAGCGTTGCTGCCGGAAAATAATTTTCTCTTTCTCTTCCGGGGGTTCCCCTCGGTACTTCTCTTCCCTATAAATAACCTGTTAGCACTGTATCATTTAAATTTAGTTATAATTTTTAGTACAATTGCGTATATACCCTCTAACAAATGCCGGTAGGAGAAGCTTTAAATGTTTATATCATTTTTAAATCGCTTTATCTCCAAAAAATCTCAAACGATTGCTACGGTGGAAGAAAGTAACGCCGAATCTGTCACATTATTTCAATCCATCGCCGATAAAGCGAATGGTGCCTTTTTCGAACATTTTAAACTGTATCATCAAAATACAGTCACCCCAATTGATTTACTCATCTTTCTTCCTGAGAGGGGGGTTTATTTCGGAGAAAAAATTTTATGGACTGTCGACGAGTTAAAAGGGGCACAAATCGAACGTTCATCCAAACGAAGCAATAAAAGTTCTACAACCCAATTAGAAAACACAGAACGGAAAATTCATCAGAAGCTGAATGACGTATTATCTTTTGACTCAACGCCCATAGAGCGTTTTTTTTGGATGCCTTATCTTTCTGAGGATGATTTTGATTCACTGGATTCATCTTTCCATGAACTGCTCCCTAAAGGGCGTCTACTCTTTAAAAATGAATCCAAAGACTCTATTGAAGAAAAATTGAAATCTCTTGCCCCTTCTCAGACTGAACCATTTTCATTGATAAAAGTCATTGGCTCACTCACGTCCCACACATTGCTCCTACCAACAGAAGCAAATTCTTTCGGTTCTTTAATTTCAGAAGAACAAATCCAATTTTTGAACACCCCCATCAATAATAGTATCAATCTGTTAAGCGGTGATTACGGAAGCGGGAAAAGTACTGTCTTGTTGCGTAAAGCATTGTTGATGTTGCTTGATGACCCTACACAAAAGATTATGATTATTACACCGACAAAACTGGGAGGAGAGCTTCTGCGGGATGAACTGATCGAATTAATCGATTATGCTGCGGTAAGCGTCGACATTGCTTCTCTCTCTTTTTATACGCCGGCTCAAAAGGATTCTTCTGACTATAAGAAAAGCTTTCAAGAATCAACGGCCATACTCTGTGATGATACCGATCATATGGAACCCGATTTTATTGAAACACTTAAAAAACAAAAATCAAGCCGGTATTTAGTGCTCTGTTCTGTTTCAGATTTGCCGACATCCACAAGCAGTGCCAAATTGATTAATCACTACCGATATAATGCACGGCATCATCTCATCCAATGCACCGGTCAAGCGCTGCTTACAACGCTTCTCAACAGTATACGCCAGCGAATGGAAACAGCATCTTTGTCGCATGTTTTAATCGTCCTCCCTGATTTTGAAGCAGCGAAAGAATATAAAAAAGTCATTGACGACTCTTTAGATATTTCCTGCCAAATTTTAACTCCCTCATTTAGTTTACAATACAGAAATCTGGATGATCTGATCCTCACTACGCCTGAATGTCTCAGCGGAATATCCGTTCCTCATTTATATCTTATATCCCTGCACGAGAATAACGATTATCCTTTTATACTAAGCCGTGCATCAGAAACCGCAACTATAATCTCATTACAGAATTCTTAGTTATAGAGGCTTGCAATGAACAAAGTGATCAAAACCGACCAAGAGTGGCAATCACTCCTATCACCCGAAGCGTATCATGTTGCACGCCAACACGGAACCGAAAGGGCATTCAGCGGCGAATATGCCGATTTTAAAGGGAATGGAATCTATAAATGTGTCTGCTGCGGCACACCATTATTTGATTCCTCCGCTAAATTTGATTCAGGTACTGGATGGCCGAGTTTTGATCGTCCCATTTCTCCTGAAGTACTTGAAGAGAAACGGGATATATCACACGGCATGATCCGTATAGAAGTGCTTTGTGCTACCTGCGATGCCCATTTAGGGCATGTTTTTCCGGACGGTCCCGCTACAACCGGACTGCGCTATTGCATGAATTCCGTTTGCCTCACCTTTACACCACACCCACAGGAGTCTTAATGCGCTTTCTTTTTGTTTTATTCGTCACCGCTGTTCTCAGCTTTGCTGCCGGTCATCCCCGCGTTTTATTGGAAACGACACAAGGAAATATAACCTTAGAATTATATGAGGATGTCGCCCCACTGGCTGTAGAAAATTTTACGACACTTACAAAAAACGGTTATTACAACGGCCTTACGTTCCATCGAATCATCCATAATTTCATGGTACAGGGCGGTGACCCGACCGGAACCGGTGCCGGAGGAGAATCTATGTGGAAAAAGCCGTTTAAAGATGAGTTTAAGTCCGGTGTCGTTTTTGATAAAGCAGGTGTTTTGGCTATGGCCAACGCAGGACCGCGCACCAATGGAAGCCAATTTTTCATTACAACCGCACCAACCCCATGGCTTAATGGATACCACACTATTTTCGGTCGAGTCGTAGCAGGAATGGACACTCTTGGTAAATTGAATAACGTTCAAACCAATGGCCAATACGGCGGTGACAAACCGCTTCAAACCCAAAAAATCATTAAAGCCACCCTTCTTCCTTAACCCCTCTTCTTCTGCCCGTCAAAGTCTCATCAAAGAGATAAACGGGCATAATTTCGTAATCATTTCGTAACCATTTTGTAATGGTTTCGTAATATTATCCCGGCCCTCGTTTATAATCTTAATTTTAGGAAGTATTCATGTTCTCGCGTGACAACCTCTTTTTCGGCGGTATTTTTGTCCTCATGACTACCATTTTTATGGTATGGGGCTTTAATTATCTCGCAAACAACCATACCCTTTTCATCATCGCAACCCTTTTTGGGATTTTTATGGCGTTTAACATCGGGGGTAATGATGTTGCCAACTCATTTGGCACAAGTGTCGGTGCTAAAACATTAACGGTCAAACAAGCACTTATGATCGCTTCAATCTTCGAGCTCGGGGGAGCGATGCTCGCAGGTGCGGCAGTAACAGATACGAT encodes:
- the cmoA gene encoding carboxy-S-adenosyl-L-methionine synthase CmoA; translated protein: MKTDTLFTKPISKQFEFDADVAAVFDDMLVRSVPFYKESQALTRRFTLNALAEGGIVYDLGCSTASLLLEIERAAGKNSGVRLIGIDNSPAMITHAHKKLEAYGSSIELYEGDILQFPYEKAQVIISNYTLQFIRPMVRDTLVRTIAETLNEGGSFIFSEKVVSEDPKLNKELIDCYYEFKKVQGYSEYEIVQKREALENVLIPYTMNENIQMAKNNGFKTCEVLFRWANFATFIAIK
- a CDS encoding peptidylprolyl isomerase — protein: MRFLFVLFVTAVLSFAAGHPRVLLETTQGNITLELYEDVAPLAVENFTTLTKNGYYNGLTFHRIIHNFMVQGGDPTGTGAGGESMWKKPFKDEFKSGVVFDKAGVLAMANAGPRTNGSQFFITTAPTPWLNGYHTIFGRVVAGMDTLGKLNNVQTNGQYGGDKPLQTQKIIKATLLP
- the msrB gene encoding peptide-methionine (R)-S-oxide reductase MsrB, which gives rise to MNKVIKTDQEWQSLLSPEAYHVARQHGTERAFSGEYADFKGNGIYKCVCCGTPLFDSSAKFDSGTGWPSFDRPISPEVLEEKRDISHGMIRIEVLCATCDAHLGHVFPDGPATTGLRYCMNSVCLTFTPHPQES
- a CDS encoding helix-turn-helix transcriptional regulator; the encoded protein is MEMSDLFNLLHNAIEAQHNGKKISQKEMASKLGISMRTYQDWRLGNAKPQAAKAVLDMLGMLEDDEIIRVVRKINKLGDKS
- the pyk gene encoding pyruvate kinase — translated: MQKRTKIVATVGPASDKVEILTALIKAGVNVFRLNFSHGTHEYHSQVLSNIRQAMRDTGLLVGVLQDISGPKIRIGELKEDFYLESGDRLDFYFETCVGLKVEEKHYKLSINKKDILQKLNIGEIMYLYDGTIRARIDEICDLYVRATVENKGKLSSNKGVNFPNTRLGIDILTEKDKTDIEWGVANKVDFMAISFVQNAQDMINAREVVRSYGGEVQLFAKIEKFDAVENIDEILRSSDGIMVARGDLGIEVPYYRVPTIQKMLIDKANEHSKPVITATQMLLSMTEKESATRAEISDVANAVLDGTDAVMLSEESSVGHNPVLVVETMVNTIQAIEEIYPFGKFDFGYDDQMDVVNESAVRLGDSLDAEGIIAMTTSGASAKKLSRYRPKMTIYAAMHEERVARLLTIVWGVVPAYITKKGRLEEMLSDIIHSGLSRNILNKKNTYVFTAGYPIGTPGTTNVIRILRENELTFFGETKPQPSKGKKSEENSIPTLF
- a CDS encoding HU family DNA-binding protein — protein: MNKAQFVELVQKSGGYKTKVEAETAIKAFTEAVTAALVAKEEVSLVGFGSFASSLQKGKSGKVPGTTKTYSTADKMVPKFKPGKSLKDSVAAGK